One part of the Bdellovibrio sp. KM01 genome encodes these proteins:
- a CDS encoding sensor histidine kinase has product MKVKLLAVLIAVAALFIGAVLWRTDSFVYGDRMNWVEAQTRTQISSISRSLGGELKSLQRLTATFNADNFQKNRINWSTIAPYYAVASVAVNGSDIEPQVLLTKDNSKAANWNNAFVKAALGKIDNRTNDLKFFVKPFQDTNRGRYVAVVLIEGNRGYALFSSGEIFQSQIDSERGSLSSFSIVTTNGLTVGHTIPEYLGTVMRDDPMFREIAKSGATHGGGVVDVNAKQKLYGMFEQVPQSNLWVLSSAPMTEALKGRTGLWWQFALMGLGLVLVGIAAVLWVVAPAENKIEKLETDLIAAQKKAAAAPPVEKTVIADPETAQNEKVQTSMRVASALAHEMRGPLSSILGYSQMILAKHPEGEIVDNTDSILRETRAAREIINKLLGYAGEEIKEKNSMKVEGPLARALKNLEGELQNNGVKLVRNIQETAAVDLHADALTKAFENILTNSIEAMERMPKKEIKIELFEDASGINLSFEDSGEGIDSANLSKIFDPFFTTRSFKNHMGLGLGLSAAFGVLKEHNAEVKVTSQRGFGAKVMITFKKQQSVSVMKAPATKADEVTPLPVAPVAPVVEKIQIQGEVLQLKEESPHREEAETEFLEAKMQSSVGAHSPLDVNLDKLFEMPDEPSVVAGSTEQTDETEAVKPSEENASKPQAPDLDFVDNSSEERTVIASSAPVDDEFTPVSLVNAPSTPAPTKKSKADGYQVEIRRPGKRT; this is encoded by the coding sequence ATGAAAGTGAAACTCCTAGCAGTGTTGATCGCGGTGGCGGCGCTATTTATTGGCGCAGTCTTGTGGCGAACAGATAGCTTCGTTTACGGCGATCGCATGAATTGGGTTGAGGCACAGACACGCACACAGATTAGTTCTATCTCCCGTTCTTTGGGGGGCGAACTGAAGTCCTTGCAAAGACTGACAGCGACTTTCAATGCAGATAACTTTCAAAAAAACAGAATCAACTGGTCAACGATTGCGCCTTACTATGCCGTAGCTTCAGTCGCGGTAAATGGTTCAGATATCGAGCCGCAAGTTTTACTGACCAAAGACAATTCTAAAGCAGCGAACTGGAACAATGCTTTCGTCAAAGCGGCCTTGGGAAAAATTGATAACCGCACCAACGATCTAAAATTCTTTGTCAAACCTTTCCAGGACACGAACCGTGGACGTTACGTGGCGGTGGTGTTGATCGAAGGAAATCGTGGTTACGCACTTTTCAGTTCGGGTGAAATTTTCCAGTCGCAAATTGATTCTGAACGTGGAAGTTTAAGTTCTTTTTCTATCGTCACAACCAATGGTCTGACAGTGGGGCATACGATTCCTGAATATCTGGGAACGGTGATGCGTGACGATCCCATGTTCCGCGAGATTGCAAAAAGTGGCGCCACTCACGGTGGCGGTGTCGTGGATGTAAATGCAAAGCAAAAACTTTACGGCATGTTCGAACAAGTTCCGCAAAGTAACCTTTGGGTTCTAAGTTCTGCACCGATGACTGAAGCCTTGAAAGGTCGTACCGGTCTGTGGTGGCAGTTTGCGCTGATGGGCTTGGGCTTGGTGTTGGTGGGGATTGCCGCTGTATTGTGGGTGGTGGCGCCTGCAGAAAATAAAATTGAAAAATTAGAAACGGATTTGATTGCCGCTCAAAAGAAAGCCGCGGCTGCACCTCCGGTTGAAAAAACAGTGATCGCTGATCCCGAGACGGCGCAAAATGAAAAAGTGCAAACTTCCATGCGCGTGGCTTCCGCTTTGGCGCATGAAATGCGTGGGCCGCTAAGTTCAATCCTGGGTTACTCGCAAATGATTTTGGCAAAGCATCCAGAGGGCGAGATCGTCGATAACACCGATTCGATCTTGCGCGAAACTCGTGCTGCCCGCGAAATCATCAATAAACTTTTGGGATACGCTGGCGAAGAGATCAAAGAAAAAAATTCCATGAAAGTGGAAGGTCCTTTGGCCCGTGCCTTGAAAAACCTGGAAGGGGAGTTGCAGAACAATGGCGTGAAATTGGTTCGCAATATCCAGGAAACTGCAGCAGTGGATCTGCATGCAGATGCTTTGACCAAGGCATTTGAAAACATTCTGACAAATTCCATCGAGGCGATGGAGCGCATGCCGAAAAAAGAAATCAAGATTGAACTTTTCGAAGATGCTTCGGGAATTAATCTTTCCTTCGAAGATTCTGGCGAGGGAATCGATTCTGCAAATCTATCCAAGATATTCGATCCGTTCTTTACTACGCGCTCTTTCAAAAATCACATGGGATTGGGATTGGGATTGTCTGCGGCCTTTGGTGTTTTGAAAGAACACAATGCAGAAGTCAAAGTTACTTCCCAACGTGGCTTTGGTGCCAAGGTGATGATCACGTTTAAAAAGCAGCAATCAGTCAGCGTGATGAAAGCGCCGGCGACGAAGGCTGATGAAGTGACGCCGCTCCCGGTGGCTCCTGTCGCGCCCGTGGTTGAGAAAATCCAAATTCAAGGCGAAGTGCTGCAATTGAAAGAAGAGTCTCCTCACCGCGAAGAAGCGGAGACTGAATTCCTGGAGGCTAAAATGCAATCTTCTGTGGGTGCTCATTCTCCATTGGATGTGAATCTCGATAAGCTTTTTGAAATGCCTGATGAGCCATCAGTGGTCGCTGGTTCCACGGAACAGACCGATGAAACGGAAGCGGTAAAACCTTCGGAAGAAAATGCTTCTAAGCCACAAGCGCCGGATTTGGATTTTGTCGACAACTCTTCTGAAGAACGCACGGTTATCGCATCGTCTGCTCCGGTTGACGATGAGTTTACTCCGGTAAGCCTGGTGAACGCACCAAGCACGCCAGCGCCGACAAAAAAATCTAAAGCAGATGGTTATCAGGTCGAAATTCGCAGACCTGGAAAGAGGACGTAA
- a CDS encoding GGDEF domain-containing protein codes for MKVHLSQAGYDAYFIHDPEQLEQRLNDTPPHLLVFSTATLAGALSDFVVHVQKINDEIRFIAISSLSQFEILKQYESFGFMDVISDEAAAIESRVLWAVDRACEKLYLSFQNEQLFEDLESTKKQMEDVHAAALKTMQHQEEEAARPAFPMRIAEYRSAQSKEDMIQRFLNGISGSRCLFFKFLPSVRSFVATHANGIDAAQIQGVGSQLTTDEMKDLGSLLAMGLLPAKFSAMLVEAFHLNPPKAIPLYGNSQLEGLFVYSGGMDSKAVAQLTDEYTLFNLCYSNFVLEKKVDALEVQDFVTELYNRNHYVKIMEEEVARARRLKQPLAIVKISMDDFYEIESSLGEAVRDELLKSLATVIAKSSRTNDTNYRTAANELTMVLPHCSKKGAALRAERVRRVVEGSSFLDKGMKISISLGVSEYPSLCDSAKTLDETAAKALAHIADKGGNKICLYKAPESHKPEFEVPAE; via the coding sequence ATGAAGGTTCATCTTTCACAGGCCGGCTATGATGCGTACTTCATTCATGATCCAGAACAGCTTGAGCAACGTTTAAACGATACGCCTCCGCATCTTTTGGTTTTCTCGACGGCGACGTTGGCGGGAGCACTGAGTGACTTTGTGGTTCACGTACAAAAGATCAACGACGAGATCCGCTTTATCGCTATTTCTTCTTTAAGCCAGTTTGAAATTTTGAAGCAGTATGAAAGCTTCGGCTTCATGGATGTGATTTCAGACGAGGCAGCGGCAATTGAATCCCGCGTATTGTGGGCCGTGGATCGCGCCTGCGAAAAATTGTACCTGTCATTCCAAAATGAACAACTTTTTGAAGACTTGGAATCGACCAAGAAACAAATGGAAGATGTTCATGCGGCAGCCCTAAAAACCATGCAGCACCAAGAAGAGGAAGCCGCACGTCCTGCTTTCCCGATGCGAATTGCTGAGTATCGTTCTGCGCAAAGCAAAGAAGACATGATCCAAAGATTTTTGAACGGGATATCTGGTTCCCGTTGCTTGTTCTTTAAATTTCTTCCGTCGGTTCGCAGTTTCGTCGCTACTCACGCAAATGGCATTGATGCCGCACAAATTCAGGGTGTGGGCTCACAATTGACGACAGATGAAATGAAGGACCTGGGTTCATTGCTGGCGATGGGATTGTTGCCTGCAAAATTCTCGGCGATGCTGGTTGAAGCCTTTCATTTGAATCCTCCGAAAGCGATTCCTCTTTACGGGAATAGCCAGCTTGAAGGGCTTTTCGTTTATTCTGGTGGCATGGACAGCAAGGCTGTGGCCCAGTTGACGGATGAATACACACTTTTTAATCTTTGCTATTCCAACTTTGTTTTGGAAAAGAAAGTCGACGCGCTAGAAGTCCAAGATTTCGTCACAGAGCTTTATAATCGCAATCACTACGTTAAGATCATGGAAGAAGAAGTAGCCCGTGCGCGTCGTTTGAAGCAGCCATTGGCTATTGTAAAGATCTCCATGGATGATTTTTATGAGATTGAATCATCTTTGGGTGAAGCGGTGAGAGATGAGTTGCTTAAATCTCTCGCAACGGTCATAGCCAAATCCAGCCGTACGAACGATACGAATTATAGAACTGCAGCGAATGAGTTGACCATGGTGTTGCCTCACTGTTCTAAAAAAGGTGCAGCATTAAGAGCGGAGCGTGTTCGTCGTGTTGTAGAGGGCAGTTCGTTCCTGGACAAAGGAATGAAAATCTCTATCAGCCTGGGTGTCAGTGAATATCCTTCCTTGTGCGACTCTGCCAAGACATTGGATGAAACTGCAGCGAAAGCTCTGGCGCATATTGCAGATAAGGGCGGAAACAAAATCTGTTTGTATAAAGCCCCTGAAAGTCACAAGCCTGAATTCGAAGTTCCGGCTGAATAG
- the alr gene encoding alanine racemase — protein sequence MEMFRKTFAEINLDNLTHNIRVLQKAFPQRFLCPMVKANAYGHGDVKLALHLEKLGIQNLGVCLIEEGLLLRQSGVKTNILVFRGFDKKGAKALLDNNMTPVVSTWDQIEALEQVADKKVSVHVKFDTGMNRLGFRTEEAEKVFARLNGHAKIEVKALCTHLYIGENADERDQTSAHQLQKLNKVSEIFKSMNVFCHALNSSGILNLMQLMKDGVIDSKHPLLMQNWGIRPGLMIYGYSSLGRPDVGDLKPVMTLKSVVNNFRQVKKGETVSYGARWTATRDSVIAVISIGYGDGYHRLLTNQTYVLFNGQKAPITGTVCMDYLMVDVTDIVQGKDLNTLMDQEVILFGFDLQGHLLSADEVAKKAHTISYEMLTSVGERVPRVYVGKEIG from the coding sequence ATGGAAATGTTTCGAAAAACTTTTGCGGAAATTAATTTAGATAACCTGACACACAACATTCGTGTCTTGCAGAAAGCGTTTCCGCAAAGATTTCTTTGTCCCATGGTAAAGGCCAATGCCTATGGCCATGGTGACGTAAAGTTAGCCCTGCATCTGGAAAAGCTCGGAATTCAAAATCTGGGAGTGTGTCTGATCGAAGAGGGTCTTTTGCTTCGTCAGTCCGGAGTGAAAACAAATATTCTCGTGTTCCGCGGGTTCGATAAAAAAGGTGCCAAAGCCCTTCTGGATAACAACATGACTCCGGTTGTGAGTACATGGGATCAGATCGAGGCCTTGGAGCAAGTGGCTGATAAAAAAGTCAGTGTTCATGTGAAATTTGATACGGGCATGAATCGCCTGGGATTCCGCACAGAAGAAGCTGAAAAAGTTTTTGCGCGTCTTAATGGTCATGCGAAAATTGAAGTGAAGGCATTGTGCACGCATCTTTACATTGGCGAAAATGCTGACGAGCGGGATCAAACCAGTGCTCATCAATTGCAGAAGCTTAACAAGGTTTCTGAAATCTTTAAATCCATGAACGTGTTTTGCCATGCTTTGAACAGTTCGGGAATTTTGAATCTGATGCAGCTGATGAAAGACGGAGTGATTGATTCCAAGCATCCGCTGTTGATGCAAAACTGGGGGATTCGCCCAGGTTTGATGATCTATGGGTACAGTTCATTGGGGCGCCCGGATGTGGGGGACTTAAAGCCGGTCATGACTTTAAAGTCGGTGGTGAATAACTTCCGTCAGGTCAAGAAAGGCGAAACTGTTTCTTATGGTGCAAGATGGACGGCGACACGTGATTCGGTGATCGCGGTGATCTCGATTGGTTATGGAGATGGTTACCATCGCCTGCTGACGAATCAGACGTATGTTTTGTTTAACGGACAAAAAGCTCCGATCACGGGCACTGTTTGCATGGACTATTTGATGGTTGATGTAACAGATATCGTGCAGGGTAAAGATCTAAATACTTTGATGGATCAGGAAGTGATTTTGTTTGGCTTTGATCTGCAAGGTCATTTGTTGTCGGCCGATGAAGTTGCTAAAAAGGCCCATACCATTTCTTACGAAATGCTGACCAGCGTGGGCGAGCGTGTGCCTCGCGTTTATGTCGGTAAGGAGATCGGATGA
- the nadB gene encoding L-aspartate oxidase produces the protein MSTHRSDVLIIGSGSAGLALALKMASHGKVIVLAKEKMTDTNSSMAQGGIAAVMSEEDSFEAHIQDTLVAGAGLCKETVVYNYVHQAPDRIEDLINWGVHFDLRKKGGEETDQIDLTREGGHSFRRILHFEDQTGLEIHRTLLARVREHENITLLERFNAIDLIVNKEVDPTDMTPVTCIGAYALDKNTGEVHTFVAKNTALATGGAGKVYLYTSNWSGATGDGIAMAYRVGARIANLEFMQFHPTCLFHPSSRNFLISEALRGEGGVLIDAKGEPFMHKYHKLASLAPRDVVARSIDKEMKRTGAECVYLDMTKLDAEFLKQRFPTIYAKCMELGIDMTKQPIPVVPAAHYLCGGVLTDENGRTDIPGLWAIGETACTGLHGANRLASNSLLECLTTAHNCSEELKAQGDSVKFFPTSPKAWTHPEESNDDEMIVITHMWEEIRRLMWNYMGIVRSNKRLERAQHRLENILSELKGYYSNMKIHSDILELRNIAIVANLSVECALRREESRGIHYNIDFPEQQDPPHDTIVVRGLI, from the coding sequence ATGAGTACCCATCGCAGTGACGTTTTGATTATTGGTTCTGGTTCCGCCGGCCTTGCCTTAGCTCTGAAAATGGCTTCGCATGGTAAAGTTATCGTGCTTGCTAAAGAAAAAATGACCGATACCAACTCCTCGATGGCTCAAGGTGGAATCGCCGCCGTGATGTCGGAAGAAGACAGTTTTGAGGCCCACATCCAGGACACTTTGGTCGCAGGAGCGGGTCTTTGCAAGGAAACCGTCGTCTATAACTATGTCCATCAAGCCCCTGATCGTATTGAGGATTTAATAAACTGGGGTGTTCATTTCGATCTTCGCAAAAAAGGCGGAGAAGAAACGGATCAAATCGATTTGACGCGAGAGGGCGGACACAGCTTTCGCCGCATTTTGCACTTCGAAGACCAAACGGGTTTGGAAATCCACCGCACACTTTTGGCGCGAGTTCGCGAACACGAAAACATCACTCTGCTGGAGCGCTTTAACGCCATTGATTTGATCGTGAACAAAGAAGTCGATCCAACGGACATGACTCCGGTAACTTGCATCGGCGCCTATGCGTTGGATAAAAACACAGGGGAAGTGCACACTTTTGTAGCAAAAAACACAGCCCTTGCAACCGGCGGCGCCGGAAAAGTCTACCTTTACACTTCCAATTGGAGTGGCGCGACCGGTGACGGTATCGCCATGGCTTACCGTGTGGGCGCGCGAATCGCGAATTTGGAATTCATGCAATTCCACCCGACGTGTCTGTTTCACCCAAGCTCTCGCAACTTTTTGATATCGGAAGCTTTGCGTGGTGAAGGCGGAGTTCTGATCGATGCGAAGGGTGAACCCTTCATGCACAAATATCACAAGCTAGCTTCGCTTGCTCCGCGTGACGTGGTGGCTCGTTCCATCGATAAAGAAATGAAACGCACGGGTGCCGAATGCGTTTATCTGGATATGACAAAGTTGGATGCTGAATTTTTGAAACAACGATTCCCCACGATCTATGCAAAATGCATGGAGCTGGGAATCGATATGACGAAGCAACCCATTCCCGTTGTTCCTGCCGCCCATTATCTTTGCGGTGGTGTATTGACGGATGAAAATGGTCGCACGGATATCCCAGGTTTGTGGGCGATTGGTGAAACAGCTTGCACAGGGTTGCATGGCGCAAATCGTTTGGCCTCGAATTCACTTCTTGAATGTTTGACGACAGCTCACAACTGTTCTGAAGAACTTAAAGCACAGGGTGATTCCGTTAAATTTTTCCCAACTTCACCCAAAGCCTGGACCCATCCTGAAGAATCCAATGACGATGAAATGATCGTCATCACTCACATGTGGGAAGAGATCCGTCGCCTGATGTGGAATTATATGGGGATTGTCCGCTCCAACAAACGCTTGGAACGCGCCCAACACCGTCTGGAAAATATTCTTTCGGAGCTTAAAGGTTATTATTCCAATATGAAAATTCACTCTGACATCCTGGAACTTCGTAACATTGCGATTGTTGCCAATCTGTCAGTGGAGTGCGCCCTTCGCCGCGAGGAAAGCCGTGGCATTCACTACAATATCGATTTCCCAGAGCAACAAGACCCTCCACACGACACTATTGTGGTGAGAGGTTTGATCTAG
- a CDS encoding alpha/beta hydrolase yields the protein MLKREEGFFKGFDNTNLFFQVWDNPNSKGTIILTHGHGEHSECYHRLFEAFKDDQWSFYAWDLRGHGRSEGRRGYGVHFDDYCKDHKIFLDKVLAIEKVKKGPVVLYSHSMGSLVELKTLLQNPDIRHDALVISAPLLGLSMEVPLVKSSAAFLLNKILPKLTLGNELSNKSLTSDPDVIREYENDPLRHTKMSPGVFVGMLENWEYVRPRANEIKKPALFLLPEKDPVCSTPEALKFYDRLGSKRKEIKVYPNAKHEIINDVMRETAFADIKRFLDSILESR from the coding sequence ATGCTCAAAAGAGAAGAAGGCTTTTTTAAAGGTTTCGACAACACTAATCTGTTCTTTCAAGTTTGGGACAATCCCAACTCGAAGGGCACGATAATTCTGACGCATGGACATGGCGAACACTCCGAGTGTTATCATCGCCTCTTTGAAGCTTTCAAAGACGACCAATGGTCATTCTATGCCTGGGATCTTCGAGGGCATGGCCGCTCGGAAGGTCGTCGTGGATACGGCGTCCATTTCGATGATTACTGCAAAGATCATAAAATCTTTTTGGACAAAGTTCTTGCCATCGAAAAAGTAAAAAAAGGCCCGGTTGTACTGTACAGTCACTCGATGGGTTCTTTGGTGGAGTTAAAAACTCTTTTGCAAAATCCCGACATCAGACACGACGCTTTGGTGATCAGTGCTCCCCTTTTGGGATTATCGATGGAAGTTCCTTTGGTGAAATCTTCAGCAGCCTTTTTGCTGAATAAGATTTTACCGAAACTGACTTTGGGGAATGAATTATCCAACAAATCACTAACCAGTGACCCTGACGTCATTCGCGAGTACGAAAACGATCCCCTTCGCCACACAAAAATGTCTCCTGGAGTTTTTGTCGGTATGTTGGAAAATTGGGAGTACGTCAGACCTCGTGCCAATGAAATCAAAAAGCCTGCTTTGTTTTTGCTTCCTGAAAAGGATCCTGTTTGCAGCACACCAGAAGCTTTGAAGTTTTACGACCGCCTGGGCAGCAAGCGCAAAGAAATCAAGGTGTACCCTAATGCTAAGCATGAGATCATCAACGATGTGATGCGCGAAACAGCTTTTGCTGATATTAAAAGATTTCTGGATAGTATTTTGGAGTCTCGTTAA
- a CDS encoding ABC transporter permease, producing the protein MSSQTLVQKTAFAISWVGASVIEFFRGFIEATGKMMIFFNESVRLIFAKPSRFPEIIKHMEFIGNQSIWIICLTGGFTGLALSFQIYLGFKMFNAVNMVGPVVALGITRELGPVLTGLIVAARAGGAMAARLGTMRVNEQIDALEVMGVNTKQYLISPRMVAAFICMPLLTAVFDFVAMMGSWFLCVRLVQLDEAIFWQKIRDMIEVKHINEGLFKGAVFGIFFALICTYRGFNTTGGAKGVGEATNQGVVQSMVMIIILDYFLTNLIRVYYSLSGIS; encoded by the coding sequence ATGAGTTCACAAACTCTGGTGCAAAAAACTGCCTTTGCGATTTCCTGGGTCGGTGCCTCGGTGATCGAATTTTTCCGCGGCTTCATCGAGGCCACGGGCAAGATGATGATCTTTTTCAACGAAAGCGTGCGTTTGATTTTCGCCAAGCCTTCGCGTTTTCCAGAAATCATCAAACACATGGAGTTCATCGGAAATCAGTCCATTTGGATCATCTGTTTGACTGGTGGATTCACGGGGCTGGCGTTGTCGTTTCAAATTTACTTGGGCTTTAAAATGTTTAATGCCGTGAACATGGTGGGCCCGGTTGTGGCTCTGGGGATCACTCGTGAGTTGGGTCCGGTGTTGACGGGATTAATTGTTGCTGCTCGTGCGGGTGGAGCCATGGCGGCGCGCCTGGGTACCATGCGTGTAAATGAACAGATTGATGCGCTTGAAGTGATGGGTGTGAATACCAAGCAGTACCTGATCTCTCCACGAATGGTGGCAGCTTTCATTTGTATGCCTCTTTTGACAGCGGTTTTCGATTTCGTGGCGATGATGGGCAGCTGGTTTTTATGTGTACGCCTGGTGCAACTGGATGAGGCGATCTTCTGGCAAAAAATCCGCGACATGATCGAAGTTAAGCATATCAATGAAGGTCTTTTCAAAGGCGCTGTCTTTGGAATCTTCTTTGCCTTGATTTGTACCTACCGTGGATTCAACACCACCGGCGGGGCCAAAGGTGTTGGTGAAGCCACGAATCAGGGTGTGGTTCAAAGCATGGTTATGATCATTATTCTGGATTATTTCCTGACGAATTTAATTCGCGTGTATTACAGTCTGTCGGGGATTTCTTAA
- a CDS encoding SDR family oxidoreductase — protein MEITGRHILITGANRGIGRAFAKMCAEDKANVHLVIRKEDAELVEELNAAGAKSVTVWIANLSDRAAVSELIKKLQDVQIDILFNNAGQLTGGLLETQSMDEIYEMLQVNVNSLIQLTHGLLPGMLARKRGKIINNSSVAAYMYFPSNSTYAASKSAVVAFTQCLHAELKDTGVSTLLLITPGIKTRMFDKVVDVFSKNMEVPSETISPAQYVKMIREAILHDIDVLEPSGLTGWALKAAKFAKPLFDFEVGRRFRR, from the coding sequence ATGGAAATTACAGGACGACATATTCTGATCACAGGAGCAAACCGAGGTATCGGTCGTGCTTTCGCAAAAATGTGTGCGGAAGATAAAGCCAACGTTCACTTGGTGATTCGTAAAGAAGATGCCGAGCTGGTGGAAGAGCTGAATGCTGCTGGAGCCAAGTCCGTCACAGTTTGGATTGCGAATCTCTCCGACCGCGCTGCCGTTTCGGAGTTAATTAAGAAACTTCAAGATGTGCAGATCGATATTTTATTCAATAATGCCGGTCAATTGACAGGTGGGTTGTTGGAAACTCAATCCATGGATGAAATCTATGAGATGTTGCAAGTGAATGTGAACAGCTTGATTCAACTGACTCACGGCTTGTTGCCTGGAATGCTTGCTCGCAAACGCGGTAAGATCATCAACAACTCAAGCGTTGCGGCTTACATGTATTTCCCTTCAAACTCCACGTATGCGGCTTCCAAGTCAGCTGTCGTGGCCTTTACTCAATGCTTGCATGCGGAGTTAAAGGACACGGGTGTTTCGACTTTGCTTTTGATCACGCCGGGAATTAAGACTCGCATGTTTGATAAGGTTGTGGATGTTTTCAGTAAAAACATGGAAGTTCCGAGTGAAACCATTTCGCCCGCTCAATACGTTAAGATGATCCGTGAAGCGATCTTGCATGATATCGATGTCTTGGAGCCATCGGGCTTAACAGGCTGGGCGCTGAAGGCCGCTAAGTTTGCAAAGCCGCTGTTTGATTTTGAAGTGGGTCGTCGCTTCCGCCGCTAA